The nucleotide window GCTGCCGAAAAACGCCCGCATCACCGGCGACATCCTGTTCAAGGGCGAGGCCGTGACGCCCCGCTCCATCCCCCGGCTGCGGGGCAGACAGATCGCCCTCATCCCCCAGTCCGTGGCCTACCTGAACCCGCTTTCCCGCGTGGGCAGGCAGGTCTACCGGGCATCCCGGCTGAGCGGCCAGTGCTGCCGGTCGGCGGCCAGGAACACGGACACGGCCTTTGCCCGTTACCGGCTGGAAAACGAGGTCAAGGCCATGTTCCCCTTCCAGGTCTCCGGAGGCATGGCCCGGCGGGTGCTGACCGCCACGGCCACGGCGGGCGACGCCGCCCTGCTCATCGCCGATGAGCCCACCACCGGGCTGGACCCCGCCGTTGCCCGGCAGTCCCTGCACCACCTCCGGGAGCTGGCCGACTCCGGCAAGTCCATCATGCTCATCACCCACGACCTGGACGCCGCCGTGACCATTGCGGACAGGGTGGCGGTCATCTACGCGGGCACCACGGTGGAGATGGCGTCCGCCCGGGACTTCCGGGAGCGGGAAAAACTCCGGC belongs to Pseudodesulfovibrio portus and includes:
- a CDS encoding oligopeptide/dipeptide ABC transporter ATP-binding protein, producing MLTVNNLSIEFKRYGSGWRRAPLHPVRDLSLQIGHGEIVAVVGSSGSGKSLLAHAVLGLLPKNARITGDILFKGEAVTPRSIPRLRGRQIALIPQSVAYLNPLSRVGRQVYRASRLSGQCCRSAARNTDTAFARYRLENEVKAMFPFQVSGGMARRVLTATATAGDAALLIADEPTTGLDPAVARQSLHHLRELADSGKSIMLITHDLDAAVTIADRVAVIYAGTTVEMASARDFREREKLRHPYTQALWNALPQQNFGFVPGNQPMEDRAVAGCIYGDRCPKKTAECLGPQPLRPVGDGQVRCCHA